A region from the Gemmatimonadaceae bacterium genome encodes:
- the tsaE gene encoding tRNA (adenosine(37)-N6)-threonylcarbamoyltransferase complex ATPase subunit type 1 TsaE, which yields MHASATRSPTFARAVRRVPARGERLDLHLSRDALVHWGTEIGAGLVPGDVVTLRGDLGSGKTTLAQALCAGYGVAGEVTSPTYALVHEYNAPRSIVRHLDLYRLTSPDDLTNLGFDEMVGDGLLLIEWPERAGARVPAPSVAITLSHVAGEPDARRLSVER from the coding sequence ATGCACGCAAGCGCGACGCGTTCGCCGACATTCGCGCGAGCCGTTAGGCGCGTGCCCGCTCGCGGCGAACGCCTCGACCTGCACCTGTCCCGCGACGCCCTCGTGCACTGGGGGACCGAGATCGGCGCTGGCCTTGTCCCCGGTGACGTGGTCACGCTGCGCGGCGACCTGGGTTCCGGGAAGACCACGCTGGCGCAGGCGCTCTGCGCCGGGTATGGCGTCGCCGGCGAGGTGACCTCGCCGACCTATGCGCTCGTGCACGAATACAACGCACCGCGCTCGATCGTCCGGCACCTCGACCTCTACCGGCTCACGTCGCCGGACGACCTCACCAACCTTGGCTTCGACGAGATGGTCGGCGACGGGCTGCTGCTCATCGAATGGCCCGAGCGCGCCGGAGCGCGAGTGCCCGCGCCCAGCGTCGCGATCACGCTGTCGCATGTCGCGGGCGAGCCGGATGCGCGCCGGCTCTCGGTGGAACGCTGA